The genomic stretch TCTGATTGGTCGAACATCCAATCCGAACACCAACAATTACAAATATGCCACTTGATAAGGGCTTGAAATCCGAATTTCTACAAACTTCAGAGTCTTATACAGGTTTATAAGAGAAAATTATGCCGTTTTAGCTCATTTTTCATGTTGTGATCACAGCCCCGAAGCAACTGTTTAGAGATATCATGGCAGACTACTGACGGACGCGCTCTCCTTCGTCTCCAACCTGCCCGTTTCATCGAAAATCTTATCTTCATCCTCATTCTTGTGGCAATGACATAAAAAACTATTCTTGTATCGATGTTTTAACCTACAAGAGATGGAATTTGTCGATTTGATCGTAGGCTTATGTTGTTGAAACTCGGAATTTTGTAATAAGAGGGCCTAGTTATTGTAGTAATAATTCTTCCTCTGCTGCTGTAATATGATACCAGAAAATTGTACCATAATGGATGATTTATTTTCATGAAAATTGTTAAAATTGTGGTTTTCTTTTATGCATGCCTTAACACATAGGGAAGGGCATAACTGTTAATATAGTTATGAAAAAGGCTAAAAGTATAAACTATAAGTTGAGTTCCAAATACTATCATAAACATGAATCAAATATgtataaggccacccgcaacgcgttacgtgGGTGGCCTGAATTTCGTTCCTCTGTGACGAAACGGTGGCGGACGCGTAGCAGCGTCCCGTCCCGTCACCATCCCGCCGGAACGTCCATCACGCCGAGACGCAGCGTGAGACGTCTTGCCacgcgctcccaggccatgcgtgacgcccactcccCGGCCCGCCAGTGGGTttcgtcatgctgacgcaataattcatttttttttaaaaaatcaaattaaatataaaaaaattaaaaatttgaaaacggtaatattactgttttcgaccgttttctttttatttttatttgtttactctataaatactcttatttcatactcatttcagacacaaacacacatctaaacctctcaaatcctctccaattttcatctcaaataatctcttttattcttcccccaaatttaatctatctaatggatccatatgagcaaatgcgtcgaataatggaagaatcacttgaagaagatcgacgacgggaggcggaggaagccgcgccgcaccaaagacgctcccggacttacatccatcgtaaccgggaggaagccgccgcaaggttagtccgcgactacttcaGCGATAACCCGGTGtagggagatacctacttccttCGCCGTTTCCacatgcggcgaccgctatttctccacatcgcaaatacattggcggcccgggaagagttcttccaagaaaggttagacgccgtcggccgtcccagtcacacgacgttgcagaaatgtactgcagcaatccatcagcttgcgactggacaaacggtgGATGTgctcgacgaatacctccacattggagaaagcactgggagaatgtgcttgctccaattatgtaaaggcgtccgggcagccttcaccgacgaatttctccggaagccaagcacgacagattgccagttcctgctccgccttcacgaagaagtgcacggattccccgggatgcttggcagcgtcgattgcatgcactggcaatggaagaattaccCGGTGGCGTGAAGGGGGttgtacacgagcggccacaaaggcacccaccccaccgttatactcgaggtcgttgccgactaccggctatggatctggcatgcgtacttcagggtccccggctcgaacaacgacataaacgtgctccaccaatccgacatCTTCGCCGatgttttggatggtaaagcgtcggccatcaacttcaccgttAACAACCGACGCTATAAAAtgaggtactatcttgccgacgacatctacccgaagtggccaaccttcgtgaagatgTGCACCAGGCTTGTGAACGCAAAGAAGgcgctttttgcgcagaagcaggaggctgatcggaaggatgtggagcgggcgttcgggggttctccaagcgtgcttcaacattatcaaagccccggctcgtacgtggttcatggagagtatggtcgacatcatgtatacgtgcataatcttgcacaacatgattgtccaagacgaaggacccgaggctggaaattggttcgaccccccccccccggaagctctaccgcaagtagtctgccacgcagtggagtgcatccgtctctacaagaacggttgtctattcgagcAAGGACATGTGACCCTTCcacccacgcccaactccaacataatctaatggagcacatttgggcaaaatttggcggaggagataattaaattatgtatttttaattttttagggaattattaaattatatttttttttcgaattttatgttgtaagtttattttatttaatgtagtgtgtttttattaatttaatttggttggaaataaaaataaaaaatgaaattgaatgaatagtaatttaagggacggataagggacagcgttgcggatggcatGAACTGGAGTATTTAGTTCGTACATCAAATATGACCCAAGTTATATTTTCTGTCAACTATAGATGATTTCTATTTTAGGTTTTACCGAGCACCCCCTGTGTCCCTAAATAAGAGTTTATGGCACGAGTTTTATGAAATGTAgttgaataaattagtggaatatgtgactAACTTATACACATAAGTTTTATActagtaaaatgtgagtgaaataaactGATGGAATGTAGTAAAgcgaaatatgactcttatttaATGACATATGAAAATGACAAATTATGACTGTTAttcagggacggagagagtactatttatttatgtaaCAATAAACATCATCGTTTTGGCTAAATTCATTAAAATCACAACATTTGAGAATTGGGGAATAAGTAGTTTTTCATTATGGGATTTTAGGTCATCtctaaccatttacactaaacttaAATCCATTTTGAGTATGAGAAGTTGTAATTCTACTCCATACTCAAGCCCAAAAAAATATTCCATATTTACCTACTTTTTACACCTTTTCAATTATACATACATACTTATTTAATTACATGTTAATCCCACGGTATTTTATTAatgatttatataaattaaataattatacaaaattttcttattaatatatttatttattaaatatacttactttatattcaaaaaaattacactacttttaaaattaaattacactaaacatactactccctctgtcgcATAAAATTATGGGGGAATTAAgataaaaattggtaaagtaagagaaatgaagttAAATTAGTGTTAGTAGATAATGAGACCcgcattattattagtgttttgatggtgttataagttgtaaataacttgatTTACAAtggtaataaattgggataactttccataaatggaaatgtccatatttttatggaacggacgaaaatggaaagtgcaaaTATTTTTATAGGGCGTAAAGAgtataataaaattcaaatataaattaaaacacATTAACGATATCGCAATTATATAAAACATATCACggtaaatataaaaaaagctAAAATTCAAGACTTCGAAATTTTTGCATTGTTCCCAATAAGAAGTTAAGTGTAAACATATTCACTACAACGCTAACCTCTTGGAAAACAGCAAATTAATGGcactaaaaacaaaattaaatgtacCATTAACAcaaaaagtaaaatcaaaatgacaaaCTATGGCCGTATTAGCTAATTCAACATCTCAAAATAAGGACTGAGCGCAATATCTCAAAAAAAATTTGGAGAAGCTactcattttttgtgtttactCTAATGGTGTTGTTTTATTATCCAAAAATGGGTTTGGATATGATGTatgattggaaaaaaaaatttatacaaaaaattggATTTGGTATGGTTGGAGTTGGCCTCAAAGTAAGAAGGTATCGAAAATgagaatttaaaaaaagaaaaatgttttggagacataatgtctaagacataatgaggttaaagtagtaattttgtattatattgtgtttattattaaattaatgctTTACATGTATACTATTTTACCCTTAATGGTATAAAAGGTATGTATGACTTCAATTAAGGAAGGTGGGTGTCTTAATGAGATTTGTGcctagcaattaattaaatttcaaagattttttaattcatttttttattaagtatTCTCTCCTCTTCTCTAATTATAAGTCTATCAAtaaattctctcttttttctcaCATTATAATCTCCATCAAtaaattctcattttttttctccaagTATAGTTTTACCTCAACAACTTATCTCTTTTCCAATTTGCTCATTTATAATTTtctataacaataaaaaaattatttatatcattttatcacataCAGATTAAAATACGCATTTGATTAATTCCCTTTGCTTTGTCTCTTCACAAAATTAATGCTACTAACTTTATATTCATtagaacaaaattatttatttatgagaaTAGTAACTTTATTTCCAAAATAGTAACTTTTATTTGCAATAACAGTAACTTTTATTCCCAAAACATTAACTTTTATTTACAAGGATAATAAATGTTATTCAtaagaataataaattttatttattggaacaataatttcatttaactaTAACTATaactattactccatccgtccccaaagaatatgcactttgaggtcgacacgagttttaatgtaaaattgataaagtaagagcgatgtagagagaaaaagtaattaaagtattgttagtggagaatgagttccacctcattagagagaaatgactttccaaaattagaaagtgcatattgttgtgggacggactaaaaagaaaatagtgtatattcttatgggacggaggtagtatttgtTACAATAATGCTTTTAttgattatattaataatattttattaattaaaatgattatattttaacaGTTATAATCTCTTGTCAAATagcaaaaataaataacttttttctgcaataaataacttttatttgcaacaaactatattagtaaatttatatattaaacactaatttttcatagtaaatataaattttattcccAATAACAATACTCTTTATTCTATGATGAAGTATAGTAAATAACAAGCTCTCTATCTATATAAAAGCTAtagaaaataatacaaaaaataagATAACGCAAAAATTCTTCATCataataactatattattttattataaaattcaaatttgaagaagaaaaatgtttagtttttatttttttcatatattaaaataaatgatttcATTGTTGTATATTtagaatattttaaaaaaaagaacaagatATAAAAGAATAGTAGTACTATCCTGTGTCTCATCAAAAGTTGCACGAGTGTCTAGCGTATCCATTTTGCAAGACGTGTTGTCTTATCACTTCAATTAATGGCCCAAAACAGTGCCCTAGAAGGTGCACTTCTTAAATGCACTGTCCCTCCGGCCGCAATTAACCCACATAAAAACAAGTGACGGTCCTTTAGTTATTAGCACTAATAATTAATCGAGtaatatttaatcattttttcctttttaattttacTTGATTTATAGTACATATTTATCTAAGTATTTACATTCTGtttattcaattttcttttatttttttattgattctATAATATACacttaatactctctccgtcttaTATAGAAATAGATCGAACTTtctttttctcatttgtttttactttattatttatgagtTTCACAACTCActacatttttttcaattacttttttctcctcctctcttactttaccatttataAATTACAACTCATATCATCCCCAATTAGCCTATTTTTATAGAatagatggagtattatataaaGAATAATTGGAATAATGTAAATAAGAAtgctaaatttttttaaaaaataaattactatccAAATTACTATCTTTACTTTTAGAATTTACTAATATCGGTATTAATTGCTATAAAAACattattgtaatttttgtaaatttaattatatgttaAAAAACACTATACATGGAGATGATATTTTAGCGATATGAATTTAGAATATGATTAGTCATGTTTAGAAGTAAATAAAATGAAGTGCAATTTTGAACCGTAGACTATTCACCGCTCtctccgcgaataggagtcccaattcacttttaccataaatggtacaATAAGGTTTCACATCTCACTAACCtgttccactcacatttcatttaaaactaatatacacaaGTAGAgtccctattccactaactttttccacttacttttcttaacatttcttcaAACTCGTGCTGCTAAGAAATGAGACTTATAATGACAGACAGATGAAGTATTTTGAACATGACTAATTAAAATGTTGTTATTAATGTGATacttttatattgatttttctaAATTAATTTAAGTAAGAATCAAAGTATTTaactaataatattaaaattaatttaatattttttaagtgaTCTCTCATTAAAAttacaatattaatttaattacaataaaaaatcaataaatgtaCTAATAACTTAGTACGGGGGAGTACAACCTAAGACGTGTTTAAGATTCATATTAGTATCAAATTTATAAGCATGTTATCGTATGTaatattcaaaaaaaatattttgaattacaATTTAAGAATTCTGATCTATTTCTAAATATATGAATCATATTCTCCCAGgaatgtattcatttccttttcctatatttcctcctttttccttcttaatatcagccattagattagagaaatggacggtcaagatcaacattgggtaattaatcccgtgttgcattatttgtcctattttgtgcattatgagggtacaatagtaatctaataatggctggaaaccgctacgaataatgcaccacatggtcacgagtaatgcatataattgactatataatgcacaatatgtgaactgcaatgcatacgaataagatgtaccatgttatgatgtttggacacacgtttcttgtttcccctaagggtttaataagcttaggggctagggtatagtacgtagacacgtatgtaatcttcacatggtaacgagtaatggatatatttgactatataatgcacaatttgtgaactgcaatgcatacgaacaagatgtgctgtgttatgatgtttgacacacgtttcttgtttcccctaagggtttaataagcttaggggctagggtatagtacgtacgcattaataacaaattataaaacgatacgaataattcaccaaattgtcacgagtaatgaatgttattaactatataatgcacaatatgtgaactgcaatgcatacgaataagatgtaccatgttatgatgtttgacacacgtttcttgtttaccctaatggtttaataagcttaggggctagggtatagtacgtagacattactaaatgcacgtatgtaatcttcaatccgttgattaacccatatacacaatacctctaataatgcataatatactaagataatgacaattaacagctacataatgcactacctaaaccaaataatgcacatacgtatattccaataacaacaatttgttagtaatgtctacgtactataccctagcccctaagcttattaaacccttaggggaaacaagaaacgtgtgtcaaacatcataacatggtacatcttattcgtatgcattgcagttcacatattgtgcattatatagttaataacatccattactcgtgacaatttggtgaattattcgtatcgttttataatttgttattaatgcggacgtactataccctagcccctaagcttattaaacccttaggggaaataagaaacgtgtgtcaaacatcataacacagcacatcttgttcgtatgcattgcagttcacaaattgtgcattatatagtcaattatatccattactcgttaccatgtgaagattacatacgtgtctacgtactataccctagcccctaagcttattaaacccttaggggaaacaagaaacgtgtgtccaaacatcataacatggtacatcttattcgtatgcattgcagttcacatattgtgcattatatagtcaattatatgcattactcgtgaccatgtggtgcattattcgcagataccaaaatgtggcagttacttttccgtcaaatgtcaataataaccctgtaatgcatacaaccaccttctataatgcaacacggaaccagttttatagaatcaatctgatctgttgatgccttagatctaacgcgtaatattaagaaggaaaaaggatctaagatgtgaaaagaagaataacgctcccctattcTCCCAAgttatatattttcaaaaacATACTTGGGAATAATAAATTCTGAAAATCCTAATCGTAGTTATATTTATCCGTAAAAGCATTACGATGTACAAGTATAACTTAATTTTGAATACATTATATTGTATAATAAGTTgatagttatatttggaaatcAATTTCTGTCGCTAATAGTTTTACCGTTTTTACCAATAGAAGTGAATCAACAattatttttactttaaaaatagGTATTTCAgtaaataatctcacaattttatataaatagcCGCCTCATGACTCCTCGTTTCCAACATTGAAAAAAAAGCTTTCGTGATGGAGACGGCGGCGGCAATGGAAGCGGCTATATTTAAGATGACAAACGGAGACTTCTCCGGCGCCCGCAAGCTCGCCTTCGCAGCGCAGCACGCCGGGATGGAGGGTTTCGATCAGATGATCGCCGTTTGCGACGTGCATTGCGCGGGCAAGGAGGATTGGTACAAGATTCTCGGCGTCGCGGCGGATTCCGACGAGGCCACCGTGAAGCGGCAGTACGGCAAGTTGGCGGTGACCGTCCACCCCGACAAGAACGGGCTTCCCGGCGCCAGGGAGGCCTTCGAGCTGATCGTCCGAGCGAAAGCCGTGATCGGTGATTACGAGAAGAGGATGGCCTATGATTCCATGGTTAGGGCTAAGGCCATGGCTGATCGACCTACCTTCGGTTTTTCCCAGTTTCAATCTAATCAGAAAAATTATGGTTTTTCACGATTTCAAGGGCAAGATAATGATGATGAGGATTTTGGGGTTTCTAGGGTTTTGAACTATCAGAAAGTTGAATTGAGCGGGAAAGGCTTGTTTGACTCTGGATTGACCAATAGGGTGAATGAGGTTTCTGCTTTACAAGGTCAAGGTCAAAGTCAAGGCAgtggtcgtggtcgtggtcgtggtcgtggtcgaGGTCGTGGTCGTGGTCAAGCAAGGGTAAATAAGGAAAACAATGATGTAACTAGTAATGTTGTAGATGGGGGAAGTGGTGTGGTTGGGGTTAAGAGGGGTCGAGGCAGGCCCCGAGGCTCGGGGTCGAAGGCAGCGTCGGCATCTGGCGATGCTGCCACGAAGAGGCCTCGAGGCTCGGGGTCGATGGCAGCATCGGGAGATGCTGTCGCAAAGAGGCCTCGAGGCAAGCCTCCCGGCAGTGGGCGTGGTCGTGGACGTGGGCGTGGGCGTGGACGTGGACGAGGTCAAAGCACCATTGTGGAAGTGTCTAgcgaagatgaagatgataacAAAAGCAAGGAGTCTCATCCTCACACAGCATCTGAAGCTAGCAAAAGCAAGGACTCTCAATCTCACATAGCATCTCAAGCTGAAGCTGATAAAAGCAAGGAGTCTGATCCTCGCACAGCATCTGAAGCTGACAAAAGCAAGGAGTCTCACCGTCGAATGAGGCCGGATTCGAAGATGCTCGAATACACGGATGCAGAGTTTCACGACTTCGAGGGAGAGAGGAGCAGGGAGTGTTTCAAGGCAGGGCAGGTGTGGGCCGTCTACGACACGCTGGATGCAATGCCGAGGTTCTATGCCAAGATCAACGCCATCCTGGACGACGGCCTCAAGCTGGAGATCACGTGGCTGGAGCCTCTGCCCGAAGACGAGGAGGAGAAGAGGTGGCTGTACAAGGGGCTGCCAGCGAGCTCGGGGAGATTCAAGCAGGGCTACAGCGAGGTGGTCCAAGACTACCGTGTGTTCTCACATCTGGCCAAGTGGAAGAGGGACGCCATACTGAAGAAGGTGTACGCCATCCGGCCTCAGAAGGGCGAGACTTGGGCCGTGTTCAAGAAGTGGGAGGGGCTCGGGTCGTCGAAGGGGATGAAGTTTGGGGAGGGGGTGGAGTACGAGGTTGTGGAGATCATGTCGGGTTATGATGGGGAGAGGGGGGTGAGTGTGGGGGTGCTGGATAGGGTGGAGGGGCATGGGTGTGTGTTTGAGAGGAAAGAAGGGAAAGGGGAGGTGATTGGGGCCAAGGATCGGTTGAGGCTGTCTCACAAGATTCCATCGGTGTCCGTGTCTGTCGGGGGCATGAGCTTCTTCGAGCTCGATCCAGGTTCGCTGCCAATCATGCCGTAGCCTTCTATATCTGATATGGTTACACCATTGTCATCTTCGGATGTCTTCTGTTGTTGTGTG from Salvia splendens isolate huo1 chromosome 15, SspV2, whole genome shotgun sequence encodes the following:
- the LOC121766630 gene encoding uncharacterized protein LOC121766630 codes for the protein MEGFDQMIAVCDVHCAGKEDWYKILGVAADSDEATVKRQYGKLAVTVHPDKNGLPGAREAFELIVRAKAVIGDYEKRMAYDSMVRAKAMADRPTFGFSQFQSNQKNYGFSRFQGQDNDDEDFGVSRVLNYQKVELSGKGLFDSGLTNRVNEVSALQGQGQSQGSGRGRGRGRGRGRGRGQARVNKENNDVTSNVVDGGSGVVGVKRGRGRPRGSGSKAASASGDAATKRPRGSGSMAASGDAVAKRPRGKPPGSGRGRGRGRGRGRGRGQSTIVEVSSEDEDDNKSKESHPHTASEASKSKDSQSHIASQAEADKSKESDPRTASEADKSKESHRRMRPDSKMLEYTDAEFHDFEGERSRECFKAGQVWAVYDTLDAMPRFYAKINAILDDGLKLEITWLEPLPEDEEEKRWLYKGLPASSGRFKQGYSEVVQDYRVFSHLAKWKRDAILKKVYAIRPQKGETWAVFKKWEGLGSSKGMKFGEGVEYEVVEIMSGYDGERGVSVGVLDRVEGHGCVFERKEGKGEVIGAKDRLRLSHKIPSVSVSVGGMSFFELDPGSLPIMP